The following is a genomic window from Ciconia boyciana chromosome 24, ASM3463844v1, whole genome shotgun sequence.
TGCTGCAGAATCTGAACCAGAACCCACGGACGCTGCTGCCGAAGTTTTATGGACTGTACTGTGTGCAATCAGGGGGCAAAAACATCCGCGTGGTTGTGATGAACAACATTCTGCCTCGTGTGGTGAAAATGCACCTGAAATTTGACCTGAAAGGCTCGACCTATAAACGCCGGGCatccaagaaggaaaaagaaaagtccagCCCTACGTACAAGGATCTAGACTTCATACAAGACATGCCTGAGGGCCTGATGTTGGATGCAGACACCTTCAGTGCATTGGTGAAAACGTTGCAACGAGACTGTCTGGTAAGGAGGGGGGCAGCTTGGGGAGCAAGTTAATGAAGTTCTGTGGCTCTTGAGCATGAGGAAGAGCAAATGATTGAGAACCTTGCTAATCTGCTAACCCCAAAGCAGGATAAATCCCTTCTACTGCcctttttcctgaaagcaaagcagtggAGTTGGATCCATGACAGCCTCTGAGGACTAAGGCTGGGTTCCTTTGCCTGGTACATCAAATTGTGGCAGCCTGCTCCACTTGTAGCTGGTCCGTTGGgactaaatacatttttcctataCAGTGTGCAGCAGATACATGGTACAACAGTGTTATTTGCAAGCGTTCAGCCCTTTGGGTTCATTGTGGGATGGCCAAACTCTGTGATCAAGTCCAGAGACGACTGTTGGTTCAGAAACGTTCAAGCTCTGGTGAAGGAGTTGTTAGTGGGAATGTGGACGGGCTGTTCCATGCTTTGGGATCTGTGCTGTATTTGAGCTGCTTGCCtgatattttgtctttgttcttAAACTCAATACTAACCTGTAGGTGTTggaaagttttaaaatcatGGACTACAGCCTCCTGCTTGGGGTTCATAACATAGACCAGCAAGAACGGGAGCGACAGTCTGAGGGAGCCCACAGCACGTCGGATGAGAAGCGTCCCGTGGGGCAGAAGGCACTTTACTCCACAGCTATGGAGTCTATCCAGGGTGGGGCTGCCCGGGGGGAGTCCATAGACACAGACGACACGTAGGTGAAAACCTGGTTCTCTTGCGCTGCTGGgaggggtggaggtggaggCTGGAGTAGTAAATCCCTAACTGAGGCCCGTATGAACTGTTAGAGTGAGCATCTCTCCTGGGGGTTATGGTACTGCTGCCGGTAAAGCAGTGTGGTGTGAAAGGGGGAAGCTGGGatgggaaatatttctgtaagacTCCAGCCTCACAGCAGTCTCTCTTCTTAGGCCAGTCTGGGGGTTGTCAGCTCCTGTAACGGCCTCTAAACATCCACCCATGCTCTGGGGAGGAGAAACCAGCTCAGTTCTAGCTCAGCATCCAAATACTGGAGTGGAAGTAGGGATTCAGCCTGTTCCTAGGAGCTTGGAGTTTGTTCTCCATCACTCCATCTTTGGAATCCCTGACAGTACCCTGAGGCCATCCCAGTGCAGTTAGCAAACAGCAATGTAGCCAAGTGCTGGAGTAACTGGTGGAGCTgtgggttggggggggggttgcccAAAACCTGTCCTGCGCTGTGCCCGATCTACGGCTCTTGGGCTGCAGGTGGCTCTTGTGACTGTCCCTCTGGCTCTGTGGACCAAGCTTGCTAACAAATGGTGGAGTTTGCTGTTTGTTGCTTTCTGAAACCAGCTGCTCCAGTTTTGATGGAGGATCAGTCACGGTGGAGCCAGGATAATACTTTAGTGTTTCCATTCTTTCAAGTAGCATCACTAATTGCAGTGGCCTGCCCGATACCTGCATGCTTTTGTTGTGTGCTGGTGCTAGTGGTTGCTGCACCTTTGGCAGGACTGGTATTAGTGTGGATGGGACTGGAAATACCCTTGTCCTTAAAGGTTTGCTGCCCTAATAGGCAGACAGCTCATGCTGACCTGGTAAATAATCTGATCCCCAGAATAAAATGTCCTgtagctaagaaaaaaaacatgtggTGCTTTCTGGTCCAGCAGAGCTGTTGCCACGCGATATGGGTCCTGTCCTGATAGCGTTTGGCCATCCAGGCAGGCAGTAACCCCGGGGACGCCTCGTGTGAGATGGCCTGGGTCAGGAGGTGACTTCCCGTGGTTGTGCACAAAGTGACTTTGCAGGTTTTGCGTTGTGTGTGACCACAGCATCAGAGCCCTCTTTTCAGTGATGCCATCCACCTTTCCACAGGTCTTGGGGGTATTTCAGCTGCTCTTTTTGAGGCTGCACTTGCTGAGGTTTTGTTTTACCTGCAGGATGGGAGGAATCCCAGCAGTGAATGGCAAAGGAGAGCGTCTCCTGCTACATGTAGGAATAATAGATATCCTTCAATCGTACAGGTAGGTAACTTTGCAGCTGTCTGTCCTTTAAGTGTGTTAACATCTATTTTAATACTGAATGAAAGCAGGAAGATTTTCGTCTCCTGAAGAGTTTGATAATGAGTAGGCAGGCTGCCTAAAGCCGTCTGTCGATGCGTGTCAGGGGCTGTGGATTTTTATCCTGTCCTTAGAACAGCTGGTGACACAGAGCCATTTTTCTAAGATACAATGAGTTGCTCATAAAGAATTTTCCCATCTCTGTGCCTAGAATGGGTAGCATATCTCCAGGGACGGAAGGTgattttctgctgctcttccagcccagctcctccttccctgtAGGGTTCCCAGGCAGTCCTGACCTGACTGCAGAGATACCAGTGTGCTCAGCCAACCTCCTGGCCGGAGGAAAGCTACACTCCGGATGAAGGAGGAATCGTTAGCAGCTCAGTGATCTCTCCTGTGTATGAAAGGTGGCTTAGATATAGAGTACGTGCCTGAATCTGTCTTAgtctttttctctccacttcTCCCCTGGAATTAGGTTCATCAAGAAGCTAGAACATACCTGGAAGGCCCTTGTCCATGATGGGGTGAGTGCCTGTACAGAGGCAGGAATTGTCCAGGCCTCGGCAGGATTACCTGCCTTGGCTTCGTTTATGCTGGTTGGTGCTGATTACCTTGCTATTTATAGTGCCTGAACTGGCACAGTTGAAGCTGATGAAAGGAATAGTTCTTGCCTCTTATGCCTCCACAGTGGTGTAGTGCCACTTATTCCCAATCAGGTTTTCTTGCTCACTCCACCTCCTCGCATGTTTAGCTGTCGTGCTACcagctttcctcctctgctcccatctGTCATTGTCCTCCTCCCCATGATACCAGAAGCTGTATGCACAAGGCGCACGCATTCATGTCTGTGTCGAGGAGCCCTGCGTTTGCTCTCTTTGGTGATTGACTGTGTTTCCACTTCAGTAAGCTATCTGTTAATAAATCCCTTTCAGTGTTTCCCTGCTGTCttgtctcctgcagcagccaggtgCATGTTTACGAAAGAGCAACCTTGGATGTGGAAACTATTTTTCAGCATTGCATATCCTAGCTTCCCTTAAATAATAAGGCAAAGGAAATGTGTAGATGCCAAGTCATAGTAGTACAGTTGAACATCAGAAGCAGAGACAGCTTcagttttactattttaaacaaaaagtgcaaaacatttgaaatatgtGGAGACCCTTGGCTGAATTTTGGTGTCCATGTTGTATGCAAAGGTATCCAGGTGTGCCTTGAATGTCAGCCAGCAAAGCCAGAAGAAATTTAATGTATGTAATCAGGCCAATATTTGAAAAATCCAGGAAGTCTACAAAGGAATAAAATCACCAAAATCCATTATAAAATTACAGTGAGAATATAATCAAATGCAATCAAATCAAAGGCAATGCTTCAGGCTTATTTATAGCATTAATCAGATCATTTCAGTTAAGCCTTTCCATTTTAAGGCTCTATCCGTGCTAAATGTTGGAGTAAAAAAGACTGCATTGGTTGTTATAGAAATTCTGCCTTGAGgggtaattttaaaattaaacaattgGCTTCTTGCCTTTGTAGGACACGGTGTCAGTACACAGACCAAGCTTTTATGCAGAGAGATTCTTCAAATTCATGACCAACACAGTGTTTCGAAAGAATTCCTGTAAGTACCTAGTCCAGGAGCTGTTGCCCTTGTGATGCGAGGCAAGCCTTATCTCAGTCTTGCTGCTTCAGTCCACGTGGAGAGTTTCTGGGCTGGAGTCTGAGCGGGCTTTTCCACGGTAATATAGAGCAAAGCTGGGGAACTGCAAAGCCCTCAGGCTGTCACAGCTTGCTTTGGTCTGCTCAGGCTCCCACCCAGgggctctccctgcagcctgactCAGGCTCAGTCCTTTGGAGATGGCACTTGCAgagcacgtgtgtgtgtgtcagagGGCAGAGGCCTCTCCCTATGAAGGGAAAAGTGCCTTTGGGGTGACAGTAGGTAGTGGTGTTTATTTCATCTGCTCTTTCACTCTTCTCATCCAGCTCTGAAGTCATCTCCTTCAAAGAAAGGGCGTAGTGCCTTGCTAGCTGTCAAGACGGCTGGTCCAACAGCTGCATTCTCAGCTAGCCAGCTTCCCTCTGAAAAGGACGAAACACAGTATGATCTTCGTGCGGCCAGGAGTTACCCCACACTTGACGATGAAGGTAATGGTCTTGTTTGGTAGCTGATGGCTGTGTGATTACCCTCTCTTGCCTAGCAGCTCCTTAGGATCCTCCCCTGTTCTCATCAAGTTCCCCACTGTGCACTGACCACATGTCTTCCTTGATGGAGTGCTCTTCATGGCATGTCTTGCTGTGCTTTGCGGGTGCTAAACTTAACCAGGACAGGGGAGAAGGTAAGAGTCTATTGTTTTTTCACAGCACCAGCAGTTTGTTGATTGGGGAGGCAATGCCTCTGCATCGAAGAAGACCGAATCCCTTCTTTGCAGCACTGTATGGTTCTGCAGTAAAAATGGTCGCTTGCGTCACTGCTGCAAGGCAGCCGCTGCCAACTGGCACCAGCAGTCATAGCCCAAAAGCGATCAGACAGTTGAATTTTccaccctttaaaaaaaaagggggggggcggGACTGGGAACAGCAGGACACAACGACGGAGTTTGGACGGTTATAAGGGGCAAGATCTTGCTAttgaaaaaaagctgaatggCCTGgttctctgctgccttttcatgACTTCCATCTGGGCTGGATTTACAGATGAGTGGTGAAGGACAGGCTCCTCGAGTGCATAGGTGTTAGATTTCTACCCGTGCAAAGCAGCGAGCACTCAATTCATCTCTTAATTCACTTGGATATTTATCTCTGGCGATCCAAGCCTTTAATCCAGCTTTGGTTACCAGTGAGATGTCTTCATTGGCATTACGTTTCCTGTAGCGTCTGTCATGCTGGAAATAGTGCTTACTGGCTCTCTCTAGAGGATGCCTTGGGAGAAGCTGTTGCGTTCAGGAAGCTAGCTAAACTTCTTGCCTGTTTGTGGTTTTAAGTGACCAGTCCCAGTGAGGGTGTGCAGGTTGATGGTGGAACAGCCTCACACAGGGCTGGTGTAGGTAAGGTGTTGGTGTTTGACCTActcatccttttcttcctgcatctcTCCTGCCCCCTACTCCGGGCCAGCAGGCAGGCCAGACCTGCTACCCTGCACGCCTCCTTCCTTTGAAGAAGCTACCACGGCCTCCATAGCCACGACACTGTCTTCAACATCTCTCTCTGTTCCCGAGCGATCCCCTTCGGAGACCTCTGAGCAGCCCAGGTACAGGTGAGGACAGCACTCATCCCCTGCTCCCACTGGAGTCAAGTGGCTGCCATTCCTCTTCGTGCTGCAGATCTCGGCAGGCTGCCCTATGCTCTGGAATGCTAATGACCgattttaattaaatctctCCTGGGAGCATGCAGACACAGCTTTGATGGGATTAATTATTGCTGGGAGAAGTGTCAGCTGTTAAGTAGAACATCTCCCTCATGGGGTGGGGAGTTAGATTTGGGGGCAGTGTAGGATTTCTGTCTTAAGTCACTCCTCAAACTGTActattctgctttctttctgcaggAGGCACACACACTCCTCGGGGCAGGATGGCAG
Proteins encoded in this region:
- the PIP5K1C gene encoding phosphatidylinositol 4-phosphate 5-kinase type-1 gamma isoform X4, with translation MELEVPEEAEGSAVAGAGAITPEAGVGGLDAAGGLAPKKAAITEGPSLPGQPGQGKKIGHRGVDASGETTYKKTTSSTLKGAIQLGIGYTVGNLSSKPERDVLMQDFYVVESIFFPSEGSNLTPAHHYADFRFKTYAPVAFRYFRELFGIRPDDYLYSLCNEPLIELSNPGASGSLFYVTSDDEFIIKTVMHKEAEFLQKLLPGYYMNLNQNPRTLLPKFYGLYCVQSGGKNIRVVVMNNILPRVVKMHLKFDLKGSTYKRRASKKEKEKSSPTYKDLDFIQDMPEGLMLDADTFSALVKTLQRDCLVLESFKIMDYSLLLGVHNIDQQERERQSEGAHSTSDEKRPVGQKALYSTAMESIQGGAARGESIDTDDTMGGIPAVNGKGERLLLHVGIIDILQSYRFIKKLEHTWKALVHDGDTVSVHRPSFYAERFFKFMTNTVFRKNSSLKSSPSKKGRSALLAVKTAGPTAAFSASQLPSEKDETQYDLRAARSYPTLDDEGRPDLLPCTPPSFEEATTASIATTLSSTSLSVPERSPSETSEQPRYRRHTHSSGQDGRSHEEVRVEEELQQISVELEPKCDVEIVAPEEDDKEEAASSACAIVRSAATIEVETASQASEPASQASDEDDVPVTDIYF
- the PIP5K1C gene encoding phosphatidylinositol 4-phosphate 5-kinase type-1 gamma isoform X1 yields the protein MALFNAQIAPLFLVLETQSQDDDEPRGKAGRYSLSLRVIGSSLLVRSCKERINCTANHDCLEKEYSEGSLAVLNVLNRGPSLPGQPGQGKKIGHRGVDASGETTYKKTTSSTLKGAIQLGIGYTVGNLSSKPERDVLMQDFYVVESIFFPSEGSNLTPAHHYADFRFKTYAPVAFRYFRELFGIRPDDYLYSLCNEPLIELSNPGASGSLFYVTSDDEFIIKTVMHKEAEFLQKLLPGYYMNLNQNPRTLLPKFYGLYCVQSGGKNIRVVVMNNILPRVVKMHLKFDLKGSTYKRRASKKEKEKSSPTYKDLDFIQDMPEGLMLDADTFSALVKTLQRDCLVLESFKIMDYSLLLGVHNIDQQERERQSEGAHSTSDEKRPVGQKALYSTAMESIQGGAARGESIDTDDTMGGIPAVNGKGERLLLHVGIIDILQSYRFIKKLEHTWKALVHDGDTVSVHRPSFYAERFFKFMTNTVFRKNSSLKSSPSKKGRSALLAVKTAGPTAAFSASQLPSEKDETQYDLRAARSYPTLDDEAGRPDLLPCTPPSFEEATTASIATTLSSTSLSVPERSPSETSEQPRYRRHTHSSGQDGRSHEEVRVEEELQQISVELEPKCDVEIVAPEEDDKEEAASSACAIVRSAATIEVETASQASEPASQASDEDDVPVTDIYF
- the PIP5K1C gene encoding phosphatidylinositol 4-phosphate 5-kinase type-1 gamma isoform X5, yielding MALFNAQIAPLFLVLETQSQGPSLPGQPGQGKKIGHRGVDASGETTYKKTTSSTLKGAIQLGIGYTVGNLSSKPERDVLMQDFYVVESIFFPSEGSNLTPAHHYADFRFKTYAPVAFRYFRELFGIRPDDYLYSLCNEPLIELSNPGASGSLFYVTSDDEFIIKTVMHKEAEFLQKLLPGYYMNLNQNPRTLLPKFYGLYCVQSGGKNIRVVVMNNILPRVVKMHLKFDLKGSTYKRRASKKEKEKSSPTYKDLDFIQDMPEGLMLDADTFSALVKTLQRDCLVLESFKIMDYSLLLGVHNIDQQERERQSEGAHSTSDEKRPVGQKALYSTAMESIQGGAARGESIDTDDTMGGIPAVNGKGERLLLHVGIIDILQSYRFIKKLEHTWKALVHDGDTVSVHRPSFYAERFFKFMTNTVFRKNSSLKSSPSKKGRSALLAVKTAGPTAAFSASQLPSEKDETQYDLRAARSYPTLDDEAGRPDLLPCTPPSFEEATTASIATTLSSTSLSVPERSPSETSEQPRYRRHTHSSGQDGRSHEEVRVEEELQQISVELEPKCDVEIVAPEEDDKEEAASSACAIVRSAATIEVETASQASEPASQASDEDDVPVTDIYF
- the PIP5K1C gene encoding phosphatidylinositol 4-phosphate 5-kinase type-1 gamma isoform X2, with the protein product MALFNAQIAPLFLVLETQSQDDDEPRGKAGRYSLSLRVIGSSLLVRSCKERINCTANHDCLEKEYSEGSLAVLNVLNRGPSLPGQPGQGKKIGHRGVDASGETTYKKTTSSTLKGAIQLGIGYTVGNLSSKPERDVLMQDFYVVESIFFPSEGSNLTPAHHYADFRFKTYAPVAFRYFRELFGIRPDDYLYSLCNEPLIELSNPGASGSLFYVTSDDEFIIKTVMHKEAEFLQKLLPGYYMNLNQNPRTLLPKFYGLYCVQSGGKNIRVVVMNNILPRVVKMHLKFDLKGSTYKRRASKKEKEKSSPTYKDLDFIQDMPEGLMLDADTFSALVKTLQRDCLVLESFKIMDYSLLLGVHNIDQQERERQSEGAHSTSDEKRPVGQKALYSTAMESIQGGAARGESIDTDDTMGGIPAVNGKGERLLLHVGIIDILQSYRFIKKLEHTWKALVHDGDTVSVHRPSFYAERFFKFMTNTVFRKNSSLKSSPSKKGRSALLAVKTAGPTAAFSASQLPSEKDETQYDLRAARSYPTLDDEGRPDLLPCTPPSFEEATTASIATTLSSTSLSVPERSPSETSEQPRYRRHTHSSGQDGRSHEEVRVEEELQQISVELEPKCDVEIVAPEEDDKEEAASSACAIVRSAATIEVETASQASEPASQASDEDDVPVTDIYF
- the PIP5K1C gene encoding phosphatidylinositol 4-phosphate 5-kinase type-1 gamma isoform X3 produces the protein MELEVPEEAEGSAVAGAGAITPEAGVGGLDAAGGLAPKKAAITEGPSLPGQPGQGKKIGHRGVDASGETTYKKTTSSTLKGAIQLGIGYTVGNLSSKPERDVLMQDFYVVESIFFPSEGSNLTPAHHYADFRFKTYAPVAFRYFRELFGIRPDDYLYSLCNEPLIELSNPGASGSLFYVTSDDEFIIKTVMHKEAEFLQKLLPGYYMNLNQNPRTLLPKFYGLYCVQSGGKNIRVVVMNNILPRVVKMHLKFDLKGSTYKRRASKKEKEKSSPTYKDLDFIQDMPEGLMLDADTFSALVKTLQRDCLVLESFKIMDYSLLLGVHNIDQQERERQSEGAHSTSDEKRPVGQKALYSTAMESIQGGAARGESIDTDDTMGGIPAVNGKGERLLLHVGIIDILQSYRFIKKLEHTWKALVHDGDTVSVHRPSFYAERFFKFMTNTVFRKNSSLKSSPSKKGRSALLAVKTAGPTAAFSASQLPSEKDETQYDLRAARSYPTLDDEAGRPDLLPCTPPSFEEATTASIATTLSSTSLSVPERSPSETSEQPRYRRHTHSSGQDGRSHEEVRVEEELQQISVELEPKCDVEIVAPEEDDKEEAASSACAIVRSAATIEVETASQASEPASQASDEDDVPVTDIYF